In Methylomagnum ishizawai, one DNA window encodes the following:
- the nadA gene encoding quinolinate synthase NadA — translation MSASALALTDFALLDDAECEARLLAAKHALGQRCVILGHHYQRDEVFRHADLTGDSLKLSREAAQSEAEYIVFCGVHFMAEVADILSRPEQIAILPDLAAGCSMADMANLKAVERCWRELAEVIDPDQCVTPVTYINSAADLKAFCGRHNGTVCTSSNARKILEWSFDQREKVLFFPDQHLGRNTGYRMGLPLDQMVTWDFTQPRGGLTVEQIKNARIILWKGFCSVHQMFRPEQIDRFLERHPDTQVIAHPECSFEVCEKAQYIGSTEYILKTIREAEPNTRWLVGTELNMVNRLADEVRPHGKAVHFMSPTVCMCSTMFRTDPQHLLWVLENLAAGNVVNRIKVNDGDAHAARLALNRMLQVT, via the coding sequence ATGTCCGCATCCGCTTTAGCCCTGACCGATTTCGCCCTGCTCGACGACGCCGAATGCGAGGCGCGCCTCCTCGCCGCCAAGCACGCCTTGGGTCAACGCTGCGTGATCCTCGGCCATCATTATCAGCGCGACGAGGTGTTCCGCCATGCCGACCTCACCGGCGATTCCCTCAAGCTGTCGCGGGAAGCCGCCCAGTCGGAGGCCGAATATATCGTGTTCTGCGGCGTGCATTTCATGGCGGAAGTGGCCGATATCCTGTCGCGCCCGGAACAAATCGCCATCCTGCCGGATTTGGCGGCGGGCTGCTCGATGGCCGATATGGCCAACCTCAAGGCGGTGGAGCGCTGCTGGCGCGAACTGGCCGAAGTCATCGATCCCGACCAGTGCGTGACGCCCGTCACCTACATCAATTCGGCGGCGGATTTGAAAGCCTTCTGCGGGCGGCATAACGGCACCGTCTGCACCTCCAGCAACGCCCGCAAAATCCTGGAATGGAGCTTCGATCAGCGCGAAAAGGTGCTGTTCTTCCCGGACCAGCACTTGGGGCGCAACACCGGCTACCGCATGGGCCTCCCGCTGGACCAGATGGTCACTTGGGATTTCACCCAGCCCCGTGGCGGCTTAACCGTCGAGCAAATCAAGAACGCCCGCATCATCCTGTGGAAGGGCTTTTGTTCGGTGCATCAGATGTTCCGGCCCGAGCAGATCGACCGCTTCCTGGAACGCCACCCGGATACCCAAGTCATCGCCCACCCGGAATGTTCGTTCGAGGTGTGCGAGAAAGCCCAATATATCGGCTCCACCGAATATATCCTCAAGACCATCCGCGAAGCCGAACCGAATACCCGCTGGCTGGTCGGCACCGAACTCAATATGGTCAACCGACTGGCGGACGAGGTGCGGCCCCACGGGAAGGCAGTGCATTTCATGTCGCCGACCGTGTGCATGTGTTCGACCATGTTTCGCACCGACCCGCAGCACCTGTTGTGGGTGCTGGAAAACCTGGCGGCGGGCAACGTGGTGAACCGGATCAAGGTGAACGATGGCGATGCCCATGCGGCGCGGCTGGCCTTGAACCGGATGTTGCAGGTGACTTGA
- a CDS encoding YceH family protein, giving the protein MNQKLTPHEARIIGALIEKEITTPEQYPLSLNALTAACNQKSNRDPVLDLAETTVKQTVDGLIKRYLVSTLTGGRVVKYRQRFCNSAFGDVQLNPVEVGVICELLLRGPQTPGELRTHAERLCKINDLAQVETALARLAQRDPPMVESLAREPGKREIRYRHLLGDADPSHLFSPAEIQASGHHPGSDRERITALEKEVAELRAEVERLRQLFE; this is encoded by the coding sequence ATGAACCAAAAACTCACCCCCCACGAAGCCCGCATCATCGGTGCCCTGATCGAAAAGGAAATCACCACCCCCGAGCAATACCCCCTGTCGCTCAACGCCCTGACCGCCGCCTGCAACCAGAAAAGCAACCGCGACCCCGTCCTCGACCTCGCCGAAACCACGGTAAAACAAACGGTCGATGGGCTCATCAAGCGCTATCTGGTCAGCACCCTGACCGGCGGACGGGTGGTCAAATACCGCCAGCGCTTCTGCAATTCGGCCTTCGGCGATGTGCAACTCAACCCGGTCGAGGTCGGCGTGATCTGCGAACTGCTGCTGCGCGGCCCGCAAACACCGGGGGAACTCCGCACCCATGCCGAACGCCTGTGCAAAATCAACGATCTGGCCCAGGTCGAAACCGCGCTGGCCCGGCTGGCCCAGCGCGACCCGCCGATGGTGGAAAGCCTGGCCCGCGAACCGGGCAAACGCGAAATCCGCTACCGGCATCTTTTGGGCGACGCGGACCCAAGCCATCTCTTCAGCCCGGCGGAAATCCAGGCCAGCGGCCATCACCCAGGCTCCGACCGCGAGCGCATCACCGCGCTGGAAAAAGAGGTGGCCGAACTCCGCGCCGAGGTCGAGCGCCTGCGGCAGTTGTTCGAGTGA
- a CDS encoding alkaline phosphatase D family protein: MNPRNFRLGTALIALPLMMGCASTQAVAAAGPAMDQGVQFGDLQGGNVIVWSRADREARMMVEYAYNNKFKGSKVVRGSYATAGEDFIVRQELTGLKLGQDVYVKVWFEDLTNARNQSVPVLGQFHTIAPGEAIRFVWGGDTNGQGWGINLAFGGMKIYEAMRQVNPQFFIHSGDNIYADGVILPSATAENGKTWTNIVTPEVSKVAETQAEFWGRYKYNLLDENVRRFNAEVPQIWQWDDHEVVNNWSDAKDLSADPRYTVKDIPTLVARADIAFHDYAPLRPEGANEPERVYRKISYGPLLDVFVLDMRSYRGPNSANLQAAPGPDTAFMGRKQVAWLENGLKKSTATWKVVAADMPIGLNVGDGTNPDGTPRWEAIANGNNGPALGRELEIAGLLSFIKAQGIKNIVWLTADVHYAAAHYYDPSKAASNDFLPFWEFVAGPLNAGSFGPNTKDQTFGIQPVFEIAPAVQNSSPYAGYQFFGQVDIDPATQALTVQFKDINGQPVYGKLLSAE, from the coding sequence ATGAACCCACGCAACTTCCGCCTCGGCACCGCCTTGATCGCCTTGCCTTTGATGATGGGCTGCGCCAGCACCCAAGCCGTCGCCGCCGCCGGTCCCGCGATGGACCAGGGCGTCCAGTTCGGCGATTTGCAAGGCGGCAATGTCATCGTGTGGAGCCGCGCCGACCGCGAAGCCCGCATGATGGTCGAATATGCCTACAACAATAAATTCAAAGGTTCCAAGGTCGTGCGCGGCTCCTATGCCACGGCGGGCGAAGATTTCATCGTGCGCCAGGAACTGACTGGCCTGAAATTGGGCCAGGATGTCTACGTCAAGGTCTGGTTCGAGGACTTGACCAACGCCCGCAATCAGAGCGTGCCGGTGTTGGGCCAGTTCCACACCATCGCGCCCGGCGAGGCCATCCGCTTCGTCTGGGGCGGCGACACCAACGGCCAGGGTTGGGGCATCAACCTCGCCTTCGGCGGCATGAAGATTTACGAGGCCATGCGCCAGGTCAACCCGCAATTCTTCATCCACAGTGGCGACAACATCTATGCCGACGGCGTCATCCTGCCCAGCGCCACCGCCGAGAACGGCAAGACCTGGACCAACATCGTCACCCCGGAAGTCTCCAAGGTGGCCGAGACCCAGGCCGAATTCTGGGGCCGCTACAAATACAACCTCCTGGACGAGAACGTCCGCCGCTTCAACGCCGAGGTGCCGCAAATCTGGCAATGGGACGACCACGAGGTGGTGAACAACTGGTCAGATGCCAAAGACCTGAGCGCCGATCCGCGCTACACCGTCAAGGATATCCCGACCCTGGTGGCGCGGGCCGATATCGCTTTCCACGATTACGCGCCGCTGCGTCCCGAGGGCGCGAACGAGCCGGAGCGGGTCTACCGCAAGATTTCCTATGGTCCCTTGCTGGATGTGTTCGTCCTCGATATGCGGAGCTATCGCGGTCCCAACAGCGCCAACCTCCAGGCCGCGCCCGGCCCGGACACCGCCTTCATGGGCCGCAAGCAGGTGGCGTGGCTGGAAAACGGCCTGAAAAAATCCACCGCCACATGGAAGGTCGTCGCCGCCGACATGCCCATCGGCCTGAACGTCGGCGACGGCACCAATCCCGACGGCACCCCGCGTTGGGAAGCCATCGCCAACGGCAACAACGGCCCGGCCCTGGGGCGCGAACTGGAAATCGCCGGCTTGCTGAGCTTCATCAAGGCCCAGGGCATCAAGAACATCGTGTGGTTGACCGCCGATGTGCATTACGCCGCCGCCCACTACTACGATCCCTCGAAAGCGGCCAGCAATGACTTCCTGCCGTTCTGGGAATTCGTCGCGGGTCCCCTCAACGCGGGCAGCTTCGGCCCGAACACCAAGGACCAAACCTTCGGCATCCAGCCGGTGTTCGAGATCGCCCCGGCGGTCCAGAATTCCTCGCCCTACGCCGGCTACCAGTTCTTCGGCCAGGTCGATATCGACCCGGCCACCCAGGCGCTGACCGTGCAGTTCAAGGACATCAACGGCCAGCCGGTCTATGGCAAGCTGTTGAGCGCCGAGTAG
- a CDS encoding FAD-linked oxidase C-terminal domain-containing protein: MNYQPHPAERIAHHTDRARFLDSLRPHFPEDAVLSEPEDLRPYECDGLSAYRVVPWLVVLPETVEQVLSVLRLCREHGVPVVARGAGTGLSGGALPVENGVLLSLAKFTRILAIDPDNRCARVQPGVRNLAVSEAAAPYGLYYAPDPSSQIACTIGGNVAENAGGVHCLKYGLTVHNLLAVQLATLDGELVTLGGGGLDAPGYDLLALVCGSEGLLGVIVEITVKLLPLPPRAQAVLAAFDSIETAGAAVAAVIAAGLLPAGLELMDNTTLRAVEAYLHPGYPEDAAALVLCELDGLPEQVAADIETAEAVLRAGGAVAVRRSQSEAERKSFWAGRKAAFPALGRLGFDYYCMDGTIPRRHLAGVLRRIGELSGEYGLGVANVFHAGDGNLHPLILYHANSADELARAEALGARILELCVEVGGTVTGEHGVGMEKLDPMCAQFSGPELARFHAVKQVFDPQGLLNPGKGVPSLNRCAEYGAIHIHGGCWPHPELERF, from the coding sequence ATGAACTACCAGCCCCATCCCGCCGAACGCATCGCCCACCACACCGACCGCGCCCGCTTCCTGGATTCGCTGCGGCCCCATTTCCCGGAAGACGCCGTGCTTTCCGAACCGGAAGACCTCCGGCCCTATGAATGCGACGGGCTGTCGGCCTACCGGGTCGTGCCCTGGTTGGTGGTCCTGCCCGAGACTGTGGAACAAGTGCTGAGCGTGCTGCGCCTGTGCCGGGAACACGGCGTGCCGGTGGTGGCGCGGGGCGCGGGTACGGGGCTATCGGGCGGTGCCCTGCCGGTCGAAAACGGGGTATTGCTCAGCCTCGCCAAATTCACCCGCATCCTCGCCATCGACCCCGACAACCGCTGCGCCCGCGTCCAACCGGGTGTGCGCAATCTGGCGGTCTCGGAAGCCGCCGCGCCCTATGGCCTTTATTACGCGCCGGACCCGTCCTCGCAAATCGCCTGCACAATTGGCGGCAACGTGGCTGAGAATGCCGGCGGCGTGCATTGCCTGAAATACGGGTTGACCGTGCATAACCTCCTGGCGGTGCAGCTCGCCACCCTGGACGGCGAACTCGTCACCCTGGGCGGCGGCGGGCTGGACGCGCCGGGCTACGACCTGCTGGCCCTGGTTTGCGGCTCGGAAGGCTTGCTGGGCGTGATCGTGGAAATCACCGTGAAGCTGTTGCCCCTGCCGCCCAGGGCGCAGGCGGTGCTGGCGGCCTTCGATAGCATCGAAACGGCGGGCGCGGCGGTGGCGGCAGTAATCGCGGCGGGGTTGTTGCCCGCCGGTTTGGAGCTGATGGACAACACCACCCTCCGCGCCGTGGAAGCCTATCTCCATCCCGGCTATCCCGAGGACGCCGCCGCCCTGGTGCTATGCGAGCTTGACGGGCTGCCGGAACAAGTCGCCGCCGATATTGAAACAGCCGAGGCGGTATTGCGGGCCGGTGGCGCCGTGGCAGTCCGCCGCTCCCAGAGCGAAGCCGAGCGCAAAAGCTTCTGGGCCGGACGCAAGGCGGCGTTCCCGGCGCTGGGTCGCCTGGGCTTCGATTATTACTGCATGGACGGCACTATCCCGCGCCGCCATCTGGCCGGGGTGCTGCGGCGGATCGGCGAGCTTTCCGGGGAATACGGGTTGGGCGTCGCCAATGTCTTCCATGCGGGCGACGGCAACCTGCATCCACTTATCCTGTACCATGCCAACAGCGCCGACGAATTGGCGCGGGCCGAAGCCCTGGGGGCGCGTATCCTGGAATTGTGCGTGGAAGTCGGCGGCACCGTGACCGGCGAGCATGGCGTCGGGATGGAAAAACTGGACCCGATGTGCGCCCAATTCTCCGGCCCGGAACTGGCCCGCTTCCACGCCGTGAAACAGGTGTTCGACCCCCAAGGCTTGCTGAATCCCGGCAAGGGCGTGCCCAGCCTCAACCGTTGCGCGGAATACGGGGCCATACATATCCACGGCGGATGCTGGCCGCATCCCGAATTGGAGCGGTTTTAA
- a CDS encoding rhomboid family intramembrane serine protease, with protein sequence MIPYRDTIPLRYTPWITWGLILVNFLVFAYSEWLPLEAHNYFNYLHGLVPARYTFPEWAGKAGFPAGDYTPFVTSIFMHGSWLHIVTNMWMLWIFGDNVEDRMGGVRFLAFYLLCGLVAGGLHVYFNPQSLVPTLGASGALAGVMGAYFFLFPYARIVIWVFFLPLFVRVPAIAFLGVWVIIQFYKITTPAATGDHIADVAWWGHLGGFSAGMLLYRLFLLPERNEPEDSPFTRWDRRAE encoded by the coding sequence ATGATTCCCTACCGCGATACGATTCCCCTGCGGTATACGCCCTGGATCACTTGGGGCTTGATCCTGGTGAACTTCCTGGTGTTCGCCTACAGCGAATGGTTGCCGCTGGAAGCCCATAACTATTTCAACTATCTGCATGGCTTGGTGCCGGCCCGCTATACCTTCCCGGAATGGGCGGGCAAGGCCGGTTTTCCGGCGGGGGATTACACGCCGTTCGTGACCTCCATCTTCATGCACGGCAGTTGGCTGCATATCGTGACGAATATGTGGATGCTGTGGATTTTCGGCGATAACGTCGAGGACCGCATGGGCGGGGTGCGTTTCTTGGCGTTCTATCTCTTGTGCGGGCTGGTGGCGGGCGGGCTGCATGTGTATTTCAATCCGCAATCCCTGGTGCCGACCTTGGGGGCTTCCGGGGCTTTGGCCGGGGTGATGGGGGCTTATTTCTTCCTGTTCCCCTATGCCCGCATCGTGATTTGGGTGTTCTTCCTGCCGTTATTCGTGCGGGTGCCGGCCATCGCCTTCCTGGGGGTATGGGTCATCATCCAGTTCTATAAAATCACCACGCCCGCCGCCACGGGCGATCACATCGCCGATGTGGCCTGGTGGGGACATTTGGGCGGTTTCAGCGCCGGGATGTTGTTGTACCGGCTGTTCTTGCTGCCGGAGCGCAACGAACCGGAAGATTCGCCCTTCACCCGCTGGGACCGTAGGGCGGAATAG
- the topA gene encoding type I DNA topoisomerase, with amino-acid sequence MPNTDRLLIVESPTKTRKIRSLLGPGWTVEASCGHIRDLPEREMGLEPPDFKPRYVVLDRAKPQVQKLKALAKTAREVYLATDPDREGEAIAWHIQMAVGLKNPARVTFHEITEKAVRAAVQAPRKLDLNLVAAQETRRSLDRLVGYLVSPELCRRMASRLSAGRVQSPALRLVVDREREIENFKPITHYGVTLYFDGPHGDWRAHWLPKPLLPEDQDYWTDLAFAQRVAAIRAVKVVGFKDGERRAEPPAPFTTSTLQQAASAKLNLNPKKTMDVAQALFEQGWITYMRTDSPNLSDEAIRDIRAYAQGQNLPLAPSPRRWQAKAAAQEAHEAIRPTHIEHRAAGGDASERALYQLIWERAVASQLAAAVYDVRQVVLESVEPLDGKTIRFGGKGEKLKSAGWLALAGGDAADELEAENRDNPIPVLKPGDTLIAKDGKLIQKQTEPPKRYTQAGLVKALERLGIGRPSTYAAIMEGLVRRGYVVLKGKIMHPTDIGKAVVDLLKLSFRFLEYDFTARMEDQLDEIARGERQYRSVVAATYDILRQEIGALPPSEGAARRSGVPKAQVDTTAPTRACPECGQPMRRINGRNGWFWGCSGYAAGCRATLPDEAAARGGMDTPTAPKRRRVESSPKRKKSGPRR; translated from the coding sequence ATGCCGAACACTGACCGGCTGCTCATCGTCGAAAGCCCCACCAAGACCCGCAAAATCCGCAGCCTCTTGGGGCCGGGCTGGACCGTCGAAGCCAGTTGCGGCCATATCCGCGACCTGCCCGAACGCGAGATGGGCCTGGAACCGCCCGATTTCAAACCGCGCTACGTGGTGCTGGACCGCGCCAAGCCCCAGGTGCAAAAGCTCAAGGCGCTGGCGAAAACCGCCCGCGAGGTTTATCTCGCCACCGACCCCGACCGCGAAGGCGAGGCCATCGCCTGGCATATCCAAATGGCGGTCGGCCTGAAAAACCCGGCGCGGGTCACTTTCCACGAAATCACCGAGAAGGCGGTGCGGGCGGCGGTGCAGGCACCGCGCAAGCTCGACCTCAACTTGGTCGCGGCCCAGGAAACCCGGCGCTCGCTGGATCGCTTGGTGGGGTATTTGGTGTCGCCGGAATTGTGCCGCCGCATGGCGTCGCGGCTGTCGGCGGGGCGGGTGCAATCCCCGGCCTTGCGCTTGGTGGTGGACCGCGAGCGCGAGATCGAGAACTTCAAGCCCATCACCCATTACGGCGTGACCCTATATTTCGACGGGCCGCACGGCGATTGGCGGGCGCATTGGCTGCCCAAGCCGCTGTTGCCGGAAGACCAGGACTATTGGACCGATCTGGCGTTCGCCCAGCGCGTCGCCGCAATCCGCGCGGTGAAGGTGGTCGGCTTCAAGGATGGCGAGCGCCGCGCCGAACCGCCAGCGCCCTTCACCACCTCCACCCTGCAACAAGCCGCCTCGGCCAAGCTCAACCTCAATCCCAAGAAAACCATGGACGTGGCGCAAGCCTTGTTCGAGCAGGGCTGGATCACCTATATGCGCACCGACAGCCCCAATCTTTCGGACGAGGCCATCCGCGATATCCGCGCCTACGCCCAGGGCCAAAACTTGCCGCTAGCCCCGTCCCCGCGCCGCTGGCAGGCTAAAGCCGCCGCCCAGGAAGCCCACGAAGCCATCCGCCCGACTCATATCGAACACCGCGCCGCCGGGGGCGATGCCAGCGAACGGGCTTTGTACCAACTGATTTGGGAACGGGCCGTGGCCTCGCAATTGGCGGCGGCGGTCTACGATGTGCGGCAGGTGGTGCTGGAATCGGTGGAGCCGCTCGACGGCAAGACCATCCGCTTCGGCGGCAAGGGCGAAAAGCTCAAGTCCGCCGGTTGGCTGGCTTTGGCCGGTGGCGATGCCGCTGACGAGTTGGAAGCCGAGAACCGCGACAACCCGATCCCAGTCCTCAAGCCCGGCGATACGCTCATCGCCAAGGATGGGAAACTGATCCAGAAACAGACCGAGCCGCCCAAGCGCTATACCCAGGCCGGTCTGGTCAAGGCGCTGGAACGGCTGGGGATCGGGCGGCCCTCGACCTATGCCGCCATCATGGAAGGCTTGGTGCGGCGCGGCTATGTGGTGTTGAAAGGGAAGATCATGCACCCGACCGATATCGGCAAGGCCGTGGTGGATCTGCTCAAGCTCTCGTTCCGCTTCCTGGAATACGATTTCACCGCCCGCATGGAGGACCAGTTGGACGAGATCGCCCGTGGCGAGCGCCAATACCGCAGCGTGGTCGCGGCCACCTACGACATCCTGCGCCAAGAGATCGGCGCGTTGCCGCCGTCGGAAGGCGCGGCGCGGCGTTCCGGTGTGCCGAAAGCGCAAGTGGACACTACGGCCCCGACCCGCGCCTGCCCCGAGTGCGGCCAGCCGATGCGGCGGATCAATGGGCGCAATGGCTGGTTCTGGGGCTGTTCGGGCTATGCGGCGGGGTGCCGGGCGACCTTGCCGGACGAGGCGGCGGCGCGGGGCGGTATGGATACACCCACCGCGCCCAAGCGGCGGCGGGTCGAATCTTCGCCGAAGCGGAAGAAATCCGGCCCGCGCCGATGA
- the blaOXA gene encoding class D beta-lactamase gives MKKILSRLFLLFPLAASAEDRQIAGIFAQYHAEGTLVLSALHSGKTYLHNDIRAERRFSPASTFKIPNTLIALETKASTGPDDTFKWNEQTYDFPDWNHDQTLASAFKVSCVWCYQELARRVGAEQYRDYLRRMDYGHLQTPFETTTFWLDGSLQISPLEQIAFLKKLYRRSLPFGAAAYEGLRQIMLAEATPDFKLYAKTGWAARMQPQVGWYVGYVETLSEVWLFALNMNIHGEQDLPLRQKITREVLAAKGILKKPD, from the coding sequence ATGAAAAAAATCCTATCCCGCCTATTCCTGCTATTTCCCCTAGCGGCGAGCGCCGAAGACCGGCAAATCGCCGGGATTTTCGCCCAATACCACGCGGAAGGCACCCTCGTCCTCTCCGCCCTGCACAGCGGGAAAACCTATCTCCATAACGATATCCGGGCGGAACGCCGGTTTTCCCCGGCCTCGACCTTCAAAATCCCCAACACCCTGATCGCGCTGGAAACAAAAGCCAGCACCGGCCCGGACGACACGTTCAAATGGAATGAACAAACCTACGATTTCCCGGATTGGAACCACGATCAAACCTTGGCTAGCGCGTTCAAGGTGTCTTGCGTCTGGTGTTATCAAGAACTGGCGCGGCGGGTGGGCGCGGAGCAATATCGGGATTATCTGCGCCGGATGGATTATGGGCATTTGCAAACGCCGTTCGAGACCACCACATTCTGGCTGGACGGCTCCTTGCAAATCAGCCCGCTGGAGCAAATCGCCTTCCTGAAAAAACTCTACCGGCGCAGCCTACCTTTCGGCGCGGCGGCTTATGAGGGTTTGCGGCAAATCATGCTGGCGGAAGCCACCCCAGATTTCAAACTGTACGCCAAAACCGGCTGGGCGGCGCGGATGCAACCCCAAGTGGGCTGGTATGTGGGCTATGTCGAGACTCTGAGCGAAGTATGGTTATTCGCCCTGAATATGAACATCCATGGGGAACAGGATTTGCCCTTGCGCCAAAAAATCACCCGCGAGGTTCTGGCGGCGAAGGGTATTCTGAAAAAACCCGACTGA
- a CDS encoding cyclase family protein, with protein sequence MTPKILPTSLFRRMVPGLAGLALTACAHDPHTLLDTLRTHRLVDLSHPFAVDIPHWSGFPPATRTTLYDYPQAGFKAEQYCHVGQWGTHIDPPGHFFAQLRMLDAIPAGEMLMPLVVIDVHRQVAANPDYTVTLADIIDWERRHGPVPAGSFVALRTDWSKRWPDQAKMLNADAQGVKHYPGWSLEPLKYLYETRKITASGHETTDTDPGLSTSKDDYSLESYVLGTNHYQVELLAHLDAVPEAGAVALVVWPNVARGTGFPVRVLALVNPAP encoded by the coding sequence ATGACACCCAAAATCCTCCCAACCTCCCTGTTCCGCCGCATGGTGCCGGGCCTGGCCGGCCTCGCGCTGACCGCCTGCGCCCATGATCCCCACACCCTCCTCGACACCTTGCGGACCCACCGGCTCGTCGATCTTTCCCATCCCTTCGCGGTCGATATTCCGCATTGGTCCGGCTTTCCGCCCGCCACCCGCACCACGCTGTACGATTATCCCCAGGCCGGTTTCAAGGCCGAGCAATACTGCCATGTCGGCCAATGGGGCACCCATATCGACCCACCCGGCCATTTCTTCGCCCAGTTGCGGATGCTGGATGCCATCCCCGCCGGTGAAATGCTGATGCCCCTGGTGGTGATCGATGTGCATCGGCAAGTCGCGGCCAACCCCGATTACACCGTGACACTGGCCGATATTATCGATTGGGAGCGCCGCCACGGGCCGGTGCCGGCGGGCAGCTTCGTCGCCCTGCGCACCGACTGGTCCAAGCGCTGGCCGGACCAGGCCAAGATGCTGAACGCCGACGCCCAGGGCGTCAAACATTATCCGGGCTGGTCGCTGGAACCCCTGAAATACCTCTACGAAACCCGTAAGATCACCGCCTCCGGCCATGAAACCACGGATACCGATCCGGGGCTTTCGACGTCCAAGGATGATTATTCGCTGGAAAGTTATGTCCTGGGCACCAACCATTATCAGGTCGAGTTATTGGCCCATCTGGACGCGGTGCCGGAAGCCGGAGCGGTAGCGCTGGTGGTTTGGCCGAATGTGGCGCGGGGCACGGGGTTTCCGGTGCGGGTTTTGGCTCTCGTCAACCCTGCGCCATAA
- a CDS encoding dicarboxylate/amino acid:cation symporter, producing MHRNKLWPLPLSLRVVIAVTLGISLGAWSGTRPFLWGLDTGHLGQLGLLVIRLLKALAVPLILFAILDAFTHAPITAKSGARLVGICLVNVSVAFAIGLTLMNSFEPGRAWQGHMEQLTAQVPSAPDKAKAAADASLDPLKNLSGYIPQSLVEPLVSNNVISVVLIALLFGAALRWLKERQGETDVADIRPLENLIAAVYQILVKALGWVVQLVPYAVFGLVAQVVGKAGVGIFAQLAGFLGIISLGLCLHALVYYPLMAWLAGGKPPQVYLKQGADAVLTGLSTNSSLATIPITLRCLDTMGVSARSARLAACAGTNLNNDGVTLYEAMAALFLAQAMGYALGLEQQAVIVFSALMAGAGIAGIPEAGLIVLPLVLSAAGLPEAVVAAAIPLIAPVDWIIARIRSGVNVLSDMLVAILLDAWERRRPS from the coding sequence ATGCACCGCAACAAGCTTTGGCCGCTGCCGCTCTCCCTGCGCGTCGTGATCGCGGTCACGCTCGGCATTTCGCTCGGGGCTTGGAGCGGCACCCGGCCTTTCCTCTGGGGGCTGGACACCGGTCATCTAGGCCAGCTCGGCCTCCTGGTCATCCGCCTGCTGAAGGCGCTGGCCGTGCCCTTGATCCTGTTCGCCATCCTCGACGCCTTCACCCACGCGCCCATCACCGCCAAGAGCGGCGCGCGGCTGGTCGGCATCTGCCTGGTCAATGTCTCGGTGGCCTTCGCCATCGGCCTGACCCTGATGAACAGCTTCGAGCCAGGCCGGGCTTGGCAAGGCCATATGGAACAGCTCACGGCCCAGGTTCCCAGCGCCCCCGACAAGGCCAAGGCGGCGGCGGACGCCTCGCTCGACCCGCTCAAGAACCTCTCGGGCTACATCCCGCAAAGTCTGGTCGAACCCCTGGTCAGCAACAATGTGATTTCGGTGGTGTTGATCGCCCTGTTGTTCGGCGCGGCCCTGCGCTGGCTGAAAGAGCGCCAGGGCGAAACCGATGTGGCCGATATCCGCCCGCTGGAAAACCTGATCGCGGCGGTTTATCAAATCCTGGTGAAGGCGCTAGGCTGGGTGGTGCAACTGGTGCCCTACGCGGTGTTCGGGCTGGTGGCGCAGGTGGTGGGCAAGGCCGGGGTCGGCATCTTCGCGCAACTGGCCGGCTTCCTGGGCATCATCAGCCTGGGACTGTGCCTGCACGCGCTGGTCTATTATCCGCTGATGGCCTGGCTGGCCGGGGGCAAGCCGCCCCAGGTCTATCTCAAACAAGGGGCCGACGCCGTGCTGACCGGGCTTTCGACCAATAGCAGCCTCGCCACCATCCCCATCACCCTGCGCTGCCTCGACACCATGGGCGTCTCGGCCCGCTCGGCCCGGCTTGCCGCCTGCGCCGGCACCAACCTCAACAACGACGGCGTGACCCTATACGAAGCCATGGCCGCCCTGTTCCTGGCCCAGGCCATGGGTTACGCCCTGGGCTTGGAGCAACAGGCGGTGATCGTGTTTTCGGCCCTGATGGCCGGGGCGGGCATCGCCGGCATCCCGGAGGCGGGGCTGATCGTGCTGCCCTTGGTGCTGAGCGCGGCGGGGTTGCCGGAAGCGGTGGTCGCCGCCGCCATCCCCTTGATCGCCCCGGTGGATTGGATCATCGCGCGGATACGCTCGGGCGTGAACGTGCTGAGCGATATGCTGGTGGCGATCCTGCTCGACGCCTGGGAACGCCGCCGCCCAAGCTGA